From the Lathyrus oleraceus cultivar Zhongwan6 chromosome 4, CAAS_Psat_ZW6_1.0, whole genome shotgun sequence genome, one window contains:
- the LOC127136783 gene encoding proline-rich receptor-like protein kinase PERK10 has product MDISEFSVDWMPEHPPNFMKRQREPSEKSKKAKKAKLGEPFVSRPLIEPPSKSLPPHSRSAYLKQITSSLPQTLPIYTQSEPSPSTTKPPETPSSNLSSPPLQKFNLITITLPISEAEMFNEPISSPSSTPSSPSYYIISFDSEPSDPQSPTLALLQARALSTKQQSEPEANIPPPPEQPTTPPSEKPTPPLPE; this is encoded by the coding sequence ATGGACATCTCAGAGTTCTCTGTGGATTGGATGCCTGAGCACCCACCAAACTTTATGAAGAGACAACGAGAGCCCTCTGAGAAGTCAAAGAAGGCCAAGAAAGCAAAGTTGGGGGAACCTTTTGTATCAAGACCTCTGATCGAACCTCCAAGTAAGTCTCTTCCTCCTCACTCTCGCTCTGCATATTTAAAGCAAATTACTTCTTCCCTTCCCCAGACCTTACCCATCTACACACAATCTGAACCCTCACCCTCAACCACCAAACCCCCTGAAACACCTTCCTCTAACCTCTCATCTCCCCCTCTCCAAAAATTTAACCTCATCACCATAACCTTACCCATCTCAGAAGCAGAAATGTTCAATGAACCAATTTCATCACCCTCTTCAACACCCTCATCCCCATCTTACTACATCATCTCCTTTGACTCGGAACCTTCTGACCCCCAATCTCCCACATTGGCTTTGCTTCAGGCTCGTGCCCTTTCCACAAAACAACAATCTGAACCAGAAGCTAACATTCCCCCACCACCTGAACAACCAACAACACCACCATCTGAAAAACCAACACCACCACTACCTGAATAA